In Anomalospiza imberbis isolate Cuckoo-Finch-1a 21T00152 chromosome 10, ASM3175350v1, whole genome shotgun sequence, the following proteins share a genomic window:
- the ILKAP gene encoding integrin-linked kinase-associated serine/threonine phosphatase 2C isoform X2: MDLFGDLPEPGAAAGKEGSLLFDGLPPASSGDPASSATKQVSSAESQEKGQKRKSLEEEEEKNGREELVEKKVCKGSVGILGLKGYVAERKGEREDMQDAHVILNDITEECQPLPSQITRVSYFAVFDGHGGVRASKFAAQNLHQNLIKKFPKGEVASVEKTVKRCLLDTFKHTDEEFLKQASSQKPAWKDGSTATCVLAVDNILYIANLGDSRAILCRYNEESQKHTALSLSKEHNPTQYEERMRIQKAGGNVRDGRVLGVLEVSRSIGDGQYKRCGVISVPDIKRCQLTHNDRFILIACDGLFKVFTPEEAVNFIVSCLEDKNIQMREGKLEADARYEAACNRLASKAVQRGSADNVTVMLVRIEH, from the exons ATGGATCTGTTCGGGGACCTGCCCGAGCCCGGCGCCGCCGCGG GAAAAGAAGGCTCTTTGCTCTTTGATGGTCTCCCACCAGCCAGCAGTGGTGACCCAG CCTCCAGTGCTACTAAGCAAGTCTCATCAGCAGAGAGCCAAGAGAAAGGGCAGAAGAGAAAGTccttggaggaggaggaagagaagaatgGCAGGGAAGAACTTGTGGAAAAGAAAGTTTGTAAAG GATCAGTGGGCATTCTTGGACTGAAGGGTTATGTGGCAGAGAGAAAAGGTGAGAGAGAAGACATGCAGGATGCACACGTCATCTTAAACGATATCACTGAGGAATGCCAGCCTCTGCCCTCCCAAAT CACACGTGTCTCGTACTTCGCTGTTTTTGATGGCCACGGGGGAGTCCGAGCCTCCAAATTTGCAGCACAGAATCTGCATCAAAACCTGATTAAGAAATTTCCTAAAG GTGAGGTAGCCAGCGTGGAGAAAACTGTGAAGAGATGTCTTTTGGACACCTTCAAACACACAGATGAAGAGTTTCTAAAGCAGGCATCCAGCCA GAAGCCAGCATGGAAGGATGGCTCCACGGCTACTTGTGTCTTAGCTGTTGACAATATTCTCTACATAGCCAACCTCGGGGACAGCCGG GCCATTCTGTGTCGGTACAACGAGGAGAGTCAGAAACACACGGCCTTAAGCCTCAGTAAGGAGCACAACCCCACCCAGTATGAGGAGCGGATGCGGATACAGAAAGCTGGGGGAAACGTCAG GGACGGGAGAGTCCTGGGAGTGCTGGAGGTTTCCCGCTCCATTGGGGATGGCCAGTACAAGCGCTGTGGTGTGATCTCTGTGCCAGATATCAAGCGCTGCCAACTCACACACAATGACAG GTTCATTCTGATAGCATGTGATGGCCTGTTTAAAGTCTTTACACCAGAAGAAGCTGTGAACTTCATTGTGTCCTGCCTGGAG GATAAGAATATCCAGATGAGAGAAGGGAAGCTGGAAGCCGACGCTCGATACGAGGCCGCGTGTAACAGGCTGGCCAGCAAGGCAGTGCAGCGGGGCTCGGCCGACAACGTCACGGTCATGCTGGTCCGGATAGAGCACTGA
- the ILKAP gene encoding integrin-linked kinase-associated serine/threonine phosphatase 2C isoform X1: MDLFGDLPEPGAAAGKDAQKGPLLFDDLPPSSSADSGKEGSLLFDGLPPASSGDPASSATKQVSSAESQEKGQKRKSLEEEEEKNGREELVEKKVCKGSVGILGLKGYVAERKGEREDMQDAHVILNDITEECQPLPSQITRVSYFAVFDGHGGVRASKFAAQNLHQNLIKKFPKGEVASVEKTVKRCLLDTFKHTDEEFLKQASSQKPAWKDGSTATCVLAVDNILYIANLGDSRAILCRYNEESQKHTALSLSKEHNPTQYEERMRIQKAGGNVRDGRVLGVLEVSRSIGDGQYKRCGVISVPDIKRCQLTHNDRFILIACDGLFKVFTPEEAVNFIVSCLEDKNIQMREGKLEADARYEAACNRLASKAVQRGSADNVTVMLVRIEH, translated from the exons ATGGATCTGTTCGGGGACCTGCCCGAGCCCGGCGCCGCCGCGG GGAAAGATGCCCAAAAAGGGCCTCTGCTCTTTGATGATCTCCCACCATCCAGCAGTGCTGACTCAG GAAAAGAAGGCTCTTTGCTCTTTGATGGTCTCCCACCAGCCAGCAGTGGTGACCCAG CCTCCAGTGCTACTAAGCAAGTCTCATCAGCAGAGAGCCAAGAGAAAGGGCAGAAGAGAAAGTccttggaggaggaggaagagaagaatgGCAGGGAAGAACTTGTGGAAAAGAAAGTTTGTAAAG GATCAGTGGGCATTCTTGGACTGAAGGGTTATGTGGCAGAGAGAAAAGGTGAGAGAGAAGACATGCAGGATGCACACGTCATCTTAAACGATATCACTGAGGAATGCCAGCCTCTGCCCTCCCAAAT CACACGTGTCTCGTACTTCGCTGTTTTTGATGGCCACGGGGGAGTCCGAGCCTCCAAATTTGCAGCACAGAATCTGCATCAAAACCTGATTAAGAAATTTCCTAAAG GTGAGGTAGCCAGCGTGGAGAAAACTGTGAAGAGATGTCTTTTGGACACCTTCAAACACACAGATGAAGAGTTTCTAAAGCAGGCATCCAGCCA GAAGCCAGCATGGAAGGATGGCTCCACGGCTACTTGTGTCTTAGCTGTTGACAATATTCTCTACATAGCCAACCTCGGGGACAGCCGG GCCATTCTGTGTCGGTACAACGAGGAGAGTCAGAAACACACGGCCTTAAGCCTCAGTAAGGAGCACAACCCCACCCAGTATGAGGAGCGGATGCGGATACAGAAAGCTGGGGGAAACGTCAG GGACGGGAGAGTCCTGGGAGTGCTGGAGGTTTCCCGCTCCATTGGGGATGGCCAGTACAAGCGCTGTGGTGTGATCTCTGTGCCAGATATCAAGCGCTGCCAACTCACACACAATGACAG GTTCATTCTGATAGCATGTGATGGCCTGTTTAAAGTCTTTACACCAGAAGAAGCTGTGAACTTCATTGTGTCCTGCCTGGAG GATAAGAATATCCAGATGAGAGAAGGGAAGCTGGAAGCCGACGCTCGATACGAGGCCGCGTGTAACAGGCTGGCCAGCAAGGCAGTGCAGCGGGGCTCGGCCGACAACGTCACGGTCATGCTGGTCCGGATAGAGCACTGA